One stretch of Zingiber officinale cultivar Zhangliang chromosome 6B, Zo_v1.1, whole genome shotgun sequence DNA includes these proteins:
- the LOC121991523 gene encoding putative lipoxygenase 5 has product MASYRQRGSPSKLTNRNQCDGPPINSSTVRVKESNPLFFQIPCAIILFLFQSWDFEDHRAFKIAFSMEILGSSLSQRTLLPSTSSLLFRAAAGEQSSLRFLPVWERRIFLARRAVRPPVVATMVLQERAVSAEAEEKPVRFKVRAAVTVRRKKKEDLKEAAVNQFDAFFDKMGKNVVLELISTKLDRKTGKPKASNRAELRGWFEKKAAKEERAVYTADFSVDSDFGVPGAITVLNRHHGEFFVESVVVEGFACGPVHFPCNSWVQPTRIHPTKRVFFSNKPYLPSETPLGLRELRQQELKELRGDGKGERKPSDRVFDYGTYNDLGNPDRGIEFARPTLGGEKKPYPRRLRTGRSPTISDPEAESRVEDPMPIYVPRDERFEEGKEEMLAAGAWKAVLHNLVPMLLAGFCPDINEFKSFHEVDNLFKEGLRLKQSLQDQLLHKLPLVSKIEESSDGLLRYDTPNIITKDKFAWLRDDEFARQTLAGINPVNIQRLQAFPPASKLDPAVYGPLESSINEEHIVSHLDGMSVQQALEEKKLFMLDFHDTYLPFVDRINAQDGRKAYGTRTLFFLTKLGTLKPIAIELSLPPTRPGDPRANRVLTPPTDATGNWLWQLAKAHVCSNDAGVHQLVNHWLKTHACMEPFIVAAHRQLSAMHPVFKLLKPHMRYTLHVNALARQILISGGGVIESGFSPGHVCMEISTAAYRDHWRIDQEGLPADLLRRGMAVEDETRPYGLRLVIEDYPYAADGLLLWSAIEKWVDKYVAAYYPDADSVRFDSELQSWYSEAVNVGHADKRNAPWWPRLKSPGELSAFLTTLVWLCSSQHAALNFGQYPLGGYIPNRPPLMRRLVPAEGDPEYEYFRRDPARYFLASLPSLTQATTFMTVIDTLSTHSADEEYLGERPDPYTWTADGEMVEAFHEFAAEVRGAEAEIARRNADPARRNRCGAGVLPYELLAPSSGPGITCRGVPNSVTI; this is encoded by the exons ATGGCTTCTTACCGTCAACGCGGATCTCCGTCCAAATTGACGAATAGGAATCAATGCGATGGTCCAC CTATAAATTCATCGACCGTTCGCGTAAAGGAATCAAATCCTCTGTTCTTTCAAATTCCGTGTGCAattattcttttcctcttccAAAGTTGGGATTTTGAAGATCATAGAGCTTTTAAAATTGCGTTTTCCATGGAGATTCTAGGGTCTTCGTTGTCCCAGAGGACTCTTCTTCCTTCTACGAGCTCGCTCCTGTTCCGAGCCGCCGCCGGCGAGCAGAGTAGCCTCCGTTTCCTCCCTGTTTGGGAGCGGAGGATTTTCCTGGCGAGGAGAGCGGTGAGGCCTCCGGTGGTTGCCACGATGGTGTTGCAAGAGAGGGCGGTGAGTGCAGAGGCGGAGGAGAAGCCGGTGAGATTTAAGGTCCGTGCGGCGGTGACTGtgcggaggaagaagaaggaggatttAAAGGAGGCGGCCGTGAACCAGTTTGATGCTTTCTTCGACAAGATGGGTAAAAATGTCGTCTTGGAGCTCATCAGCACGAAGCTTGATCGAA AAACCGGGAAGCCGAAGGCTAGCAACCGGGCGGAGCTACGGGGCTGGTTCGAGAAGAAGGCGGCGAAGGAGGAGCGGGCGGTCTACACGGCGGATTTCTCCGTGGACTCCGACTTCGGCGTGCCCGGCGCGATCACGGTGCTCAACCGGCACCACGGCGAGTTCTTCGTGGAAAGCGTCGTGGTCGAGGGCTTCGCCTGCGGCCCTGTCCACTTCCCCTGCAACTCCTGGGTGCAACCCACCCGGATTCACCCCACCAAGCGAGTCTTCTTCAGCAACAAG CCATATCTGCCGTCGGAGACGCCTCTCGGGTTGCGGGAGCTGCGGCAGCAAGAGCTCAAGGAGCTGCGCGGTGACGGGAAAGGGGAGAGGAAGCCGAGCGACCGAGTCTTCGACTACGGCACCTACAACGACTTGGGCAACCCCGACAGGGGAATCGAGTTCGCGAGGCCCACGCTGGGAGGCGAGAAGAAGCCGTACCCGAGAAGATTGAGAACAGGACGATCTCCTACAATCTCAG ATCCGGAAGCAGAGAGCAGGGTGGAGGACCCGATGCCGATCTACGTGCCCCGCGACGAACGGTTCGAGGAGGGGAAGGAGGAGATGCTGGCGGCGGGAGCGTGGAAGGCGGTGCTGCACAACCTGGTTCCGATGCTCCTCGCCGGATTCTGCCCGGACATCAACGAGTTCAAGTCGTTCCATGAAGTGGACAACCTCTTCAAGGAAGGGCTTCGACTGAAGCAGAGCCTGCAGGACCAGCTGCTCCACAAGCTCCCTCTGGTGAGCAAGATCGAGGAGTCCAGCGACGGTCTCCTCCGATACGACACCCCCAACATCATCACCA AGGACAAGTTCGCGTGGCTGCGGGACGATGAGTTCGCTCGTCAAACACTTGCAGGGATCAACCCAGTCAACATACAAAGGCTTCAG GCGTTTCCGCCGGCGAGTAAACTAGATCCCGCCGTGTATGGCCCCCTGGAGTCCTCCATTAATGAAGAACACATCGTCAGCCATCTCGACGGCATGTCCGTTCAGCAG GCATTGGAGGAGAAGAAGCTCTTTATGTTGGATTTTCACGACACGTACCTTCCTTTCGTCGACCGGATCAATGCGCAAGACGGGCGCAAAGCTTACGGCACTCGCaccctcttcttcctcaccaagctTGGAACGCTCAAGCCCATCGCCATCGAGCTCAGCCTGCCGCCGACCCGGCCTGGCGATCCGCGGGCCAACCGTGTCCTTACGCCGCCCACTGACGCAACTGGCAACTGGCTCTGGCAGCTGGCTAAGGCCCACGTCTGCTCCAACGACGCCGGCGTCCACCAACTCGTAAACCATTG GTTGAAGACGCACGCGTGCATGGAACCATTCATCGTGGCGGCGCACCGACAACTGAGCGCGATGCACCCGGTGTTCAAGCTGCTGAAGCCGCACATGAGGTACACGTTGCACGTCAACGCCCTCGCTCGCCAAATCCTCATCAGCGGCGGCGGCGTCATCGAATCGGGTTTCAGCCCCGGCCATGTTTGCATGGAGATCAGCACCGCCGCCTACCGCGACCACTGGCGCATCGACCAGGAAGGCCTCCCCGCCGATCTCCTTCGAAG AGGCATGGCGGTGGAGGACGAGACGCGGCCGTACGGACTGAGATTGGTGATCGAGGACTATCCGTACGCCGCCGACGGGCTTCTCCTCTGGTCGGCGATCGAGAAGTGGGTGGATAAGTACGTGGCGGCATACTACCCTGACGCCGATTCGGTCCGGTTCGACTCGGAGCTGCAGAGCTGGTACTCTGAGGCCGTCAACGTCGGGCACGCCGACAAGCGCAACGCGCCCTGGTGGCCGCGGCTGAAGAGCCCCGGAGAGCTGAGCGCCTTCCTCACCACCCTTGTCTGGCTCTGCTCCTCCCAGCACGCCGCCCTCAACTTCGGGCAGTACCCCCTAGGCGGGTATATCCCCAACCGGCCTCCCTTAATGCGCCGCCTCGTGCCGGCCGAGGGGGACCCCGAGTACGAGTACTTCCGGCGCGACCCCGCGCGGTACTTCCTCGCGTCGCTCCCGTCCCTGACGCAGGCGACGACCTTCATGACGGTTATCGACACCCTGTCGACGCACTCGGCGGACGAGGAGTACCTCGGGGAGCGCCCCGATCCGTACACGTGGACGGCGGACGGGGAGATGGTGGAGGCGTTCCACGAGTTCGCGGCCGAGGTGAGGGGGGCGGAGGCGGAGATCGCTCGACGTAACGCCGACCCAGCGAGGCGGAATCGGTGCGGCGCCGGCGTGCTGCCGTACGAGTTGCTGGCGCCGAGTTCGGGACCGGGGATCACGTGCCGGGGCGTGCCCAACAGCGTCACCATCTGA